The genome window CCTGCTGTGGCGAACATCCCAAACGCAACTCGCCGTATTGCTGACGGACAGACACTCCAAGTTGATGGGAATCACGGAACGATCTCAATTTTGTAGTGGTAACACACTGCAAGCAACACATTAAAAAATGCTGCCACTCAATATCTATTCAACCTATTCAGATAAATTTCAGTATTCCAGATACCATAGACGCAGGAAAACCCGGCGAGCGTTTCTATTTTCGTTGGTGCTACATGCCATCGCGACAGGGATTATAGGTCTCGGTTATATCCAGTGGTATCGTCCGATGCAACCCTCGGAGCCACTTACCTCCGAAGCCATCTCAGTGACATCGCTTCAACGTTTCCACGTCAGCAGTACTCGCAAACGTTCTATGCCCGTTGCACAGCGGTCAACACCTGCGCGTTCTAAAACCTCGCCGACTGTTAACCAAAACATTTCAAAACTGGTGCATTCAGCACCCCCGACTGTGTCCAGTGCATCCATTCCTGTATTGCGGACAGACGCTCGGTTACCCATGGCTGAAACATCCCTGCGCGAGCGAGCAACAGAAACACCGGCATGGAAAACAATTGCAACCGCACAAGCACAGGCTCCTACAATCACACCCAAGCCGAAAACTGTTCAAGGAGAAGCCGTAACGAACAAGACAACAGATAATAGTCCCGCACCACCTATCGATAGAGATGGCCGGATGGGAGAGGCATTAGAAGGTATCGCCGAGAGCGTCGCTGACAGTAAAACCGAAACTGCGGTTGACCTCGTTTTTCTGCTTGACATTAGTGGAAGCATGATAGATAATATCCGTGCAGTCGGTAGACAGCTGAATCGGATGGTAACGG of Candidatus Poribacteria bacterium contains these proteins:
- a CDS encoding VWA domain-containing protein, with product MLPLNIYSTYSDKFQYSRYHRRRKTRRAFLFSLVLHAIATGIIGLGYIQWYRPMQPSEPLTSEAISVTSLQRFHVSSTRKRSMPVAQRSTPARSKTSPTVNQNISKLVHSAPPTVSSASIPVLRTDARLPMAETSLRERATETPAWKTIATAQAQAPTITPKPKTVQGEAVTNKTTDNSPAPPIDRDGRMGEALEGIAESVADSKTETAVDLVFLLDISGSMIDNIRAVGRQLNRMVTVFEEKGVDFTLGIVIFRYLESDTIIHPQTRDSEKYKRLLTSHVVAAAGDERAHNAIIKTIRRVIFREGVNRRFILVTDEPSKGSYTLPEVLAQCFQNNIIVDVIGINHTTHRALTTKTGGLWFPIPIQE